The window ATCCAGTGATGCAGAATCAACCAACTGTAACGCCTCCTGATACTCAGGCACTACCTCAAAATTACAGTCTGATTGAACATCAGCCTCTCTTTATCCGAGACGCCAGTACTAACCTATCGATTCGTTTTCAGAATATTGAGGGAGAGGAATTCGTCAGCCTCAATATTTCTCCCACAGGCAAAAAATCATCGGTTCGTCCCGTACTGGAGGGATATACGGAAGATTTTACCTCCTCGGAAGGTGTGTTCGATGTCCAAGTACTGGATATTGATTACACGAATCAAAAAGTTACTGTGCAGGTCAGTAGAAAAATCTGAAAAGAAGGACAAAAGGTCGGGAAAAATTATCTAGTTTCTCCCGACCTTACTTGCCGCTTAATCAGGTAATCAAGCAGCGAAAAGAGTGAATTATGCCGCAGCCTGCTCCATTGCAACTGCCACCGCAACAGAGGCACCGACCATCGGGTTATTCCCCATGCCGATGAAACCCATCATTTCCACATGGGCCGGAACCGAGGAAGACCCAGCAAACTGGGCATCACAGTGCATTCTGCCCATAGTGTCGGTCATACCGTAAGAGGCCGGTCCCGCCGCCATATTATCCGGGTGCAGGGTTCGACCGGTCCCGCCGCCTGATGCCACAGAGAAGTATCTCCTGCCCTGTTCCAAGCATTCCTTTTTATAGGTACCTGCTACCGGATGCTGGAAGCGGGTCGGGTTGGTGGAGTTCCCGGTGATGGAGACATCAACCCCCTCATGGTGGTTAATCGCCACACCTTCACGTACATCATCCGCACCGAAACAGCGCACCTTGGAACGAGGTCCATCAGAGAAAGGCTTTTCGGAAACAATATTCAGAGTACCGCTGGCATAATCAAACTGGGTCCGCACATAGGTAAAGCCATTGATTCGGGAGATGATGTAGGCTGCATCCTTGCCCAAACCGTTGAGGATAACCCGCAGGGGTTCAGTGCGAACCCGGTTGGCAGATTTTGCAAGACCGATGGCACCTTCTGCGGCAGCAAAGGACTCATGCCCGGCCAGAAAGGCAAAACAGCGGGTGTTTTCGTTGAGCAGCATGGCGGCCAGGTTACCGTGCCCGATACCTACCTTGCGGTTTTCCGCAACCGAGCCAGGAATACAGAAGGCCTGGAGGCCGATGCCCAGGGTTGCGGCGATATCCACCGCCTTGGTCTGGCCTTTTTTCAGGGCCACAGCCGCGCCAGCAATATAGGCCCAGCAGGCATTCTCAAAACAGATGGGCTGGACCTCTTTGACGATGGAGTATACATCCAGGCCAGCATCTTTGCTCATCTGTTGGGCTTCTTCAAGACTCGCAATACCGTGCTCGGCCAGAGCCGCATTGATCTTGTCAATTCTTCGTTCGTATCCTTCAAATAAGGCCATGATCTCTACTCCTGCCGAGGGTCAATAGTTTTCACGGCATCGGCAAACCTGCCGTAGGTGCCGGTTGCCTCTTCCATCGCCTGTGCCGGATCAACCCCTTTTTTGATGGCGTCCAGCATCGGTCCCATCTTGACGAACTTATAACCGATGATCTCGTCATCCTTGTCCAGGCCCAGCTCCACCACGTAGCCCTCTGCCACTTCCAGGTAACGGGGGCCTTTAAGCTTGGTGCCGTAGGTGGTTCCAGTGACGGAACGCAGGCCCTTGCCCAGGTCCTCCAGACCAGCGCCGATGGGCAATCCGCCCTCAGAGAATGCTGACTGACTGCGACCGTAGCTGATCTGCTTGAACAGCTCGCGCATGGCCACGTTGATCGCGTCACAGACCAGATCGGTGTTCAGGGCCTCCAGGATGGTCTTACCAGGCAGGATCTCTGAGGCCATTGCCGCAGAATGGGTCATGCCGGTGCAACCGATGGTCTCAATCAGGGCCTCTTCGATGATTCCTTCTTTGATGTTGAGGGTCAGCTTGCAGGCTCCCTGATGGGGGGCACACCAGCCAACACCGTGGGTAAGTCCGCTAATATCTCCAATCTGACGCACTTGATTCCACTGTCCCTCCTGGGGGATGGGCGCAGGCCCGTGGTTTGTCCCCTGGACAACGCAGTGCATCTCCTTTACTTCAGAAGAGTAGTTCATAGTGGGGTCTCCATTGTAATAAACATCCCCGCCCCTTGGGGCGGGGGATTGATAAAAAATTGTTCCGCTGTACTCCGCAGGTTGCGGGGTATCTGACCCTGAGTTGAGCAATGAATAATAATCGGGAATGCATGATACTATACCCAGGCAAAAATACCATGACAAAAATGCAGGAAGATGTACAGCAAAAGGCGTGGAAGATCCTTTTCGTTCTTCCTTGTCAGCAGGAGATGAAAGAGCTCTTGCATTTATTTTTCCCTATGGTACTTGTGTATCCCATACCTCAAATCTCGCCAAGAATAAGACCTTATGCTCCTCCCTCCCATACGCCAGCAGGGCATCCTGATCCGACGCTATAAACGCTTTCTTGCTGATATTGCCCTTGCCGACGGCACAGAATTGACTGTACATTGTCCCAACTCCGGGGCCATGCGTGGCTGCTCTGCCCCTGAAAGTCCGGTGGTGATCTCCAAGTCGGATAATCCCAAGCGGAAATACGCCTGGACCCTGGAGATGGTGCAGGAAGACGGGGTCTGGATCGGGGTGAATACCGGCATGACCAATAAGCTGGTCCATGAGGCCCTGGACAACGGGGTGATTGCTGCCTTTGGCCCCATCCAATCGGTGCAACCCGAGGTCAAGGTCTCGGACAAGAGCCGCCTGGATTTTCTCCTCCAAACAGAGGGCGGTCCGGTGTATGTTGAGGTGAAGAACTGTTCCTTGGTGGAGGATGACAAGGCCATGTTTCCGGATGCGGTCACAGCAAGAGGCACCAAGCATCTCCATGAGCTGAGCCAGCTACTTGATCCAGAGAACCAGAAAACACGGGCAGCGGTGCTGTTCTGTGTCCAGCGGGCAGATGGTCATTGCTTTGCCCCGGCCCGGCATATTGATCCTGTCTACGCAGCAACCCTGGCCGAGGTAAAACAGCAGGGCGTGCAAGTCCTGGCCTACCGGGCAGAGGTCACACCGGAGGAGGTCCGCATCGTCTCGGCAATGGAACTCTGCCTGGAAGCGCAGTAAGAAGAAAAGAAAGGAACACAAATAACTCCCCCCGCCCCGTGGGGCGGGTATGAATAACAAAATGAACACACAACGAAAAAAGGCAGTTATTCTCCTCAGCGGCGGCCTGGACTCCACAACGGTCCTGGCCATTGCCCGCTCCAGGGGCTTTCAATGCCATTGCCTCAGCTTTCGCTACGGGCAAAAGCAGGATATTGAGTTACAGCGGGCAGCAGCCATTGCCCAGCACATGGAGGCGGCAGAGCATCTGGTCCTGCGCCTGGACTTGGGGATGATTGGTGGCTCTGCCCTGACCTCGGACATTGCCGTGCCTAAGGACCGCCAGCTCCAGGAGATCGAAAAGGATATCCCGGTGACCTATGTCCCGGCCCGCAATATCATCTTCCTCTCCCATGCCCTGGCCTGGGCCGAGGTCATCGGAGCCACGGATATCTTTCTTGGCATCAATGCGGTGGACTATAGCGGCTACCCTGATTGCCGACCTGAGTTCCTCAAGTCCTTTGAGCGGACCGCCAACCTGGGCACCAAGGAAGGCAGCACCGGCCACCCCTTCAAGCTCCATGCCCCTCTGATTGAGCTGAGCAAGAAGGAGATCATCGAGGTGGGCACTCAGCTGGGGGTGGATTACTCCAAGACCCATAGCTGCTATGATCCGGTGGACGGCCTTTCCTGCGGGCATTGCGATGCCTGTATCCTGCGGCTGCGCGGCTTTGCCGAGGCCGGGTTGGAAGATCCGGCGCCGTATGCCGAGTAAATGTAGGGCTACTCTCCATATGTTAAGTCCTCCCTCTAAGGGAGGATTATTGCTTCTTGGCCCAGAAGCAACCCCCTATATTATTTCTTAACCTTCCACCCAGAGAAAAGCCATGAAACCTGCAATCCTGTGTTCTTTCCTCGTACTTATGGTCCTTGCATCCTCTGCATTTGCTATTGACAAGGCCGTTGTCGTTCCCCTATTCGTTCTCCTTTTTCGTAACCAGCCCGATGTATGTACTGCCCCTCCTGAAACACCGGAGCTCTGTAATGGACTAGATGATGATTGTGATGGAGTAGTGGATGAGAACTGGCAATTTGATCTCGGTGTCGCATGTGTGGTCGGAGGGGGTATGCCAACGATCTGGAGTCAAAGTTTGTTCTGCAGATGGTTCAGGTACTGAGTGCAACGCAATTCCAGGAAGTCCTTCACCGGAGCTCTGTAATGGACAAGATGATGATTGCGATGGAGTAGTGGATGAGAACTGGCAATTTGATCTCGGTGTCGCATGTGTGGTCGGAGGGGGTATGCCAACGATCTGGAGTCAAAGTTTGTTCTGCAGATGGTTCAGGTACTGAGTGCAACGCAATTCCAGGAAGTCCTTCACCGGAGCTCTGTAATGGACTAGATGATGATTGTGATGGAGTAGTGGATGAGAACTGGCAATTTGATCTCGGTGTCGCATGTGTGGTCGGAGAGGGGTATGCCAACGATCTGGAGTCAAAGTTTGTTCTGCAGATGGTTCAGGTACTGAGTGCAACGCAATTCCAGGAAGTCCTTCATCGGAGCTCTGTAATGGACTAGATGATGATTGTGATGGATCAATAGACGAGGGGTGCTGAATCAGTCGATAGGGTAATCACTCCACAAAAAGTTTAGTGACCACCCTATCATGAACCAAATAATATTATCCCGCAAAGGGCAATTTATGAATCTATGAATCGCCCTCACATCCACCGGCATTGCCAACAACCGCACCTGCCATCCCCATAATAACACCCACCGCATTATACGCACCGGCAATAATCGGAGCACCGGCTCCCCCCTTCAAGCTCAATGCCCCCCTGATTGAGCTGAGCAAGAGGGAGATCATCGAAGTGGGCAACCAGCTGGGAGTGGATTACTCCAAGACCCATAGCTGCTATGATCTGCTGGGCGTCAGCCTGCATCCTCCTGATCACTCCTTGCCAATGGGCTCAAAGAAGTCAATTTGCTTGAGAGAACCTGAAAATATCCTGAAGTGGCCGCTATCAAACCTATCATATTTTCCACGTATGTATGCATACCCAGCTCGAAAGTCTTCGTTATCCCCTAAATCTAAACCGTTAACGTCAATCCAAACAGCATCTTTTACGAGTCGGTTCACATAATGCTCCTTTGTAGCGTATATTGCATTCCCTTCCTGTGTAAAACGGACATACCCTCCCAAGGCAATTTTCTTGTTATGATATTTCTCTGAATGAGTAAGGAGTTCGCACATTGATATTGAGTAGTATAAGCAGATTCCAGCATCATCATATTCTCCACAACTGGGGTCCTCTCCTGCTGGAGCTACATACACTCTGGCCGGAGCGAGTGGAGGAACATCGGGACTACCACATCCGCTAAAAAGAACAAAACGCCCTACGGGCGGATTAAAACGGAAGCAATTGCGGTATCCACTTAACCTGCCGACCCGAAGAGTTTCTCTTGTTGCATTCTTGTTTACTCTTGCTTTCCACAAAAGGTCCGTCTCTGCTCAGATCAAAGATATCTCCATAGTCAGGATGCCAAATCCGCCATAAAAACATTTTTTCTTTACAGTTTGGACATGTTAACGGATCTTTCCCGAAACTCTGTACTAGACGCTCTCTCCAGCTCAATGACCTTGAATCACTTTTCATGAATTCAAAAGTCTTCTGGATAAAACGTTTACAGTCCATCAAAATCTCTATCGCGATTGTTTTTGTACGTCGAGAATATAACCCATAATGGCGACCATCTTGAATCCCTTTAGCGGGATATGGTCAATTAATCGTTGTATGAACTCTTTGGCTGGAATCGCTTCGGTAACTTTAACTTCTGTTTTATGATCAATATACCAAAATGTTACTTCCTCACCATCGTAATTCGTTATCTTGTGCTCTGCCAATGCTGGACGAGCCATATAGCGACCAATATATCGAGCTGCATGTCTTGCTGATGTCATCTTGCTTTTACCATTTACATAAAAACCATTACGTTGGCTTTTAAACAGGTAATCTATGAATCTTACATTTTCTTTTGTTTGCGGCAAGCTAGCCTTTATTTCAGTCAGCAAATAATATTGCCATTTTTTTCTAAGCAGACCATATGGCAAAAATGGAATATCAACCCACTGATTGGAAGATGTTAATCCTCCTTCTGTCATTAACATATGGACATGCGGATTAAACTTAAGATCTCTTCCAAACGTATGGACAACTAATAGAATTCCCGGAACAGCATCAACTCCTTTACTTTGAAGTACTTCCACAGCCGCTTTTGAAGCACAATCCATCATAATCTTGATCAGCATACGATCACTAAAAATTATCTTTCGGAGTTCTTGTGGAATGGTAAACACTAAATGTCGATGAACTACGTCGAATATACTTTTCACTGTCTTTTCAACCCATTCATCGACGTATCGCTTACCGCAAGACGTACAGAATCGACACTTACAGGTGAACCCTACTCTCTTTTTTCAAAACAATTCGGACAAATATACTCGACATAGCCATTGGTAGACTCTCCACAGTTGATCATTTTTTCTACATTTTCAACGATTGACTCCCAGTGAAGGCTTGAGTACCTGCTTGCCAATTCAACGCAGACTACATACCAAAAATCACGAAAGATTAATTTTATCAGCTTATTTTTCATTAAGCTAATACTCTATTCGCAATTACAACATGTTGAAAGGAAAATTTTATAATTTCCTATACAATAAAAAAATGTAGATGAGGCCGTGGTATTTTTTAAACATGCATATCTCCCTTGATTATAGAAGCAACTATTGTCCAATCCACGCTACCAACAATATAGATGAGAGGCGTAGATTTTTTTCGATTTGCTGAATCAACAGTTAAAAAATATTTGCGTCATCCATATGTAAAAACAAAGAAATATATTTTTCATTGAGGCAGAAGATAAAATAATCATGGGCTCTTCATATTTTTTTTCTCCAACGCCTCGCTAACATCATTTCCTGTCATTCCATATCAGAGTAAAACTCTAAAAATCACCCTACCGTACAAAAATCTGTATTGGAAAAATTGCTTTCTTCCGTTATGTTGCTTAATTGAAAGAGGCATAAAACCTCTCTCGTTTTTATGGGCAGCAAGCAAGAATAAACAGCTAATGTCCGATCATAACTACACGCATAACTCGCTTTGCTCTTTTATAGAAAGCGAAACTCTGCGTTACCGGAGGTAAGCCATGAATATCCTGCAAAACGGAGACCGTATTATCTATGGTGTAGTTCCAACAAAAAGATCACTGAAGAGATCATTGAACATGATGCTGCCTGTCAGTCCTTTCTTACCAGGTACACTCTCCTTCTTCCACGGTGGTCATTATGAATAGACGTCAATTCACCCGTATCAAGTCCCCTTTTCCTGTTCTTCTCAATTTCGGCAGAAACAAATATGAGTCTTTTGCAAACAATTTCAGCCTTGGTGGAATGTATGTTCAAGGCTGGTTTGACCAAGATATTGGTGATAGTTGCGAGATAAAATTATCTTTTTCAGACAAGCCAGAACTAACTATTGAAGCTATTTGCTCCGTTGTCCGCCAGGACAAAGACGGTCTTGCATTGCGCTTCACTTCTATGGAGCCAGACAGCTTTTTATTCCTCCAGGAAGCCCTGTTATATAAAAATAACGCGCATTGGTGCAGTCAACCGGATTGGTGTACCCCACCTCCAACACCTCCGGCCTATAGCTGGAAAATGCTGTAGCAGCAAGAAGAAGGATACTCTTTTCAACAACAAGCTGCTGTTTTAAAATTCCACACCCTTCTGCGCCGTTATTCCTTTCTGATACGGATGTTTTACCGGTTTCATTTCCGTAACCAGATCGGCCAGTTCAATAAGTTCTTCCACCGCATCACGCCCGGTAATGCAGATATGCAGGTCTGCGGGCTTGCTCCCTAGTACCTTCAAGGCCTCCTCTTTTTCAATCATTCCGTAACGCAACAAATAGGTAAATTCATCAAGCACCACGGTATGATATTCTCCTGATACTATAGCTTCCTTAGCCTTTTCCCACGCCTCTCTGGCAGACTCTTTGTCTTTTTCCAGATCATCTGATTTCCAGGTAAACCCCCGTCCCATAACGTGAAAATCTATCTCCTCCTGAAAGTGGGTCATCGCCTCCATTTCACCGTATTTCCAGCTCCCCTTAATAAATTGAATAAAACAGGTTTTCATTCCGTGTCCAGCCGCTCGTAACGTCATGCCCAATGCAGCCGTGGTTTTTCCCTTCCCATGTCCTGTGAAAAGAAGGATCAGTCCTTTTTTGTTCATAATATTCTCTTTGAAAGGTCCCTTAAGGAAAATGTTGAAAAAGTTGTTAGCAACTTGTTGACAATCATCTTAAAACATTGTTGATAACAATAAAAACCTCATATATACACAATCCCTTTGCAGACAGTAAACGTTTTTTGTTAACATATTTTTTTCAAAAAAAACAATTTGATAATTATATTTTCAACAAACTGACAGCACTAATACTAATAATAAGATTTTATATATAAAGAAAAGGAGTAATTATTATGCCGTTTCACTTCAATATAGCCCGAGAGGATCTTCTCCGAGCCATCAGTGCGCAGCAGCAGATAACGAATAAAAAAGGAACACTTGCTATCCTGGCAAATGTTCTGATGGAAGTACGCAATAATGAGATTGTCTTTATGGCAACAGATCTGGAGATAAGTCTTCGTCAGGCAGTACCTGCAGAAGTCTTTGAGGAAGGCAGTCTGACTATTCCCTCGAAAAAGCTTTTTGAGTTAGCCCGGGAGTCAGGATCTCCTACATTGAGTTTTAAAGAAGGAGAAAAAAACTGGATCAATATCACCGCTGGCAGCAGTACCTATAAACTTGCCGGAATGGTGGCTGACGAGTTTCCGCAGTTTGAGCAGTATAATGAAGATGACTTAGTGGTGATTGAAGGCGAAGTTATTAGTGATCTCATTGATAAGACAATATTTTCTATAGCCACAGAAAAAGAAAATATGTATAATCTCAATGCGGCGCTTTTTCAGCAATTTGTTGAGAATGAGAAAACAGTCTTCAGGATGGTAACCTCAGATGGTCATCGTTTGAGCATTATGCGTCGGGAGAGCAATGGCAGTCCTCTTCCTCATTTTGAAAAATTCATCCTGATTCCCCGACGCGGAATACAGCAGATCCGGAAATTTGGTGAAGAGCAGGATACCTTTCAGCTGGGTATTGAAAAGAAAAAGATCGTCCTGAAAAGTGACGATTCCATCCTGATTATCAGGTTAATGGAAGGGGAATTTCCTGATTTCGAAAATATCCTCAATTTCGTTTCCAAAGAGAGTAATATCCTTATTAACAAAATACTCTTTCTTGAAGCACTGAAACGAATTAACCTTTTTACTGAAGATACCTTTCACGCAATTAAGTTTGAGCTGGAAAATAATCAGCTGGTGCTGACTTCTGAACATGCGGATTTTGGTTCTGCTCGGGACGAAATCGCTATTGAGTATAGCGGAGACAGCCTCTCCTTGGGATTCAACTGCCGCTACTTTATGGATGCCCTACAAGTTATGGAGGGCGAAAATATTCAGGCTTCTATCAGCTCCAATGAAAGTCCCTGCCTTATTACCTCAGAAGAAGACGAGGGATTTTTGGGCATCATCATGCCGATGAAGCTTAGCTAATCATTGTATTCCTTCAGGGGATGAAGAGAGCTGTTCTTATCTTTCTTCCTTCCCTGGGGTATTTTTCCTTGTTGGAGATGATAAGGGAAAAAATGTTTTTTTGACGTTGCTGGTAAGGAACGTTTGGCACTAATTTTTACAAAAAAGGAATTTTTTCCTCGAAAGAGAAAGAAGTTACTACTGCACATCGTTTTCTATCAAGCATAAAAAGGTTATTTTTTTACCTCTTTCTCTATCCTGTAAAAAAAGCTTCTTTGAAATTTGTTGATTGACAAATACCCTAAAATGCGATTAATTATCAAACTTAAGGTGAGGGTTACGATTTTGTAAACTCTATTTCACGTTAAAATATTTTTTTTCTTCTGGTCGAACAAATTTCCAAAAACATATTTGTCTGATTAAGATTACAAAAATGAAATAAATTTAAGATCATTCTTTTCCGAATTAACTTAATTAAAGGAGAAAGCAAATGGCAATGACGGTAAAAGCTATCGCCGAGAGCATCAATATCATGGGGAATCGAAGCGGTTCAGCCATGAAAGAACGTATTCAGGGACCTATTCAGGAGATGGCAAAGGAAGAAACTGCTGCTGGAGCCTCCTATCTTGACCTGAATATCGGACCGGCACGTAAGGATGGTACTGAGCTTATGCCTTGGGTTGTGCAGACCGTAGAAGAGGCGGTTGATACCCCTCTCTGTCTGGATACCACCAATACCAACGCTATGATTGCTGGTTTCGATGTGGTAAAAAATAAAGAAGCTGCCATCATGAACTCTATTTCCGCCCAGCCGGAACGAATGGAGGCCCTGATTCCGGTCGC is drawn from Candidatus Electrothrix aestuarii and contains these coding sequences:
- a CDS encoding transposase, producing MFTIPQELRKIIFSDRMLIKIMMDCASKAAVEVLQSKGVDAVPGILLVVHTFGRDLKFNPHVHMLMTEGGLTSSNQWVDIPFLPYGLLRKKWQYYLLTEIKASLPQTKENVRFIDYLFKSQRNGFYVNGKSKMTSARHAARYIGRYMARPALAEHKITNYDGEEVTFWYIDHKTEVKVTEAIPAKEFIQRLIDHIPLKGFKMVAIMGYILDVQKQSR
- a CDS encoding putative metal-binding motif-containing protein; the encoded protein is MVLASSAFAIDKAVVVPLFVLLFRNQPDVCTAPPETPELCNGLDDDCDGVVDENWQFDLGVACVVGGGMPTIWSQSLFCRWFRY
- a CDS encoding PilZ domain-containing protein — protein: MNRRQFTRIKSPFPVLLNFGRNKYESFANNFSLGGMYVQGWFDQDIGDSCEIKLSFSDKPELTIEAICSVVRQDKDGLALRFTSMEPDSFLFLQEALLYKNNAHWCSQPDWCTPPPTPPAYSWKML
- the queC gene encoding 7-cyano-7-deazaguanine synthase QueC; this translates as MNTQRKKAVILLSGGLDSTTVLAIARSRGFQCHCLSFRYGQKQDIELQRAAAIAQHMEAAEHLVLRLDLGMIGGSALTSDIAVPKDRQLQEIEKDIPVTYVPARNIIFLSHALAWAEVIGATDIFLGINAVDYSGYPDCRPEFLKSFERTANLGTKEGSTGHPFKLHAPLIELSKKEIIEVGTQLGVDYSKTHSCYDPVDGLSCGHCDACILRLRGFAEAGLEDPAPYAE
- the sfsA gene encoding DNA/RNA nuclease SfsA, whose translation is MLLPPIRQQGILIRRYKRFLADIALADGTELTVHCPNSGAMRGCSAPESPVVISKSDNPKRKYAWTLEMVQEDGVWIGVNTGMTNKLVHEALDNGVIAAFGPIQSVQPEVKVSDKSRLDFLLQTEGGPVYVEVKNCSLVEDDKAMFPDAVTARGTKHLHELSQLLDPENQKTRAAVLFCVQRADGHCFAPARHIDPVYAATLAEVKQQGVQVLAYRAEVTPEEVRIVSAMELCLEAQ
- the dnaN gene encoding DNA polymerase III subunit beta; translation: MPFHFNIAREDLLRAISAQQQITNKKGTLAILANVLMEVRNNEIVFMATDLEISLRQAVPAEVFEEGSLTIPSKKLFELARESGSPTLSFKEGEKNWINITAGSSTYKLAGMVADEFPQFEQYNEDDLVVIEGEVISDLIDKTIFSIATEKENMYNLNAALFQQFVENEKTVFRMVTSDGHRLSIMRRESNGSPLPHFEKFILIPRRGIQQIRKFGEEQDTFQLGIEKKKIVLKSDDSILIIRLMEGEFPDFENILNFVSKESNILINKILFLEALKRINLFTEDTFHAIKFELENNQLVLTSEHADFGSARDEIAIEYSGDSLSLGFNCRYFMDALQVMEGENIQASISSNESPCLITSEEDEGFLGIIMPMKLS
- a CDS encoding putative metal-binding motif-containing protein codes for the protein MRTGNLISVSHVWSEGVCQRSGVKVCSADGSGTECNAIPGSPSPELCNGLDDDCDGVVDENWQFDLGVACVVGEGYANDLESKFVLQMVQVLSATQFQEVLHRSSVMD
- a CDS encoding GGGtGRT protein, producing the protein MALFEGYERRIDKINAALAEHGIASLEEAQQMSKDAGLDVYSIVKEVQPICFENACWAYIAGAAVALKKGQTKAVDIAATLGIGLQAFCIPGSVAENRKVGIGHGNLAAMLLNENTRCFAFLAGHESFAAAEGAIGLAKSANRVRTEPLRVILNGLGKDAAYIISRINGFTYVRTQFDYASGTLNIVSEKPFSDGPRSKVRCFGADDVREGVAINHHEGVDVSITGNSTNPTRFQHPVAGTYKKECLEQGRRYFSVASGGGTGRTLHPDNMAAGPASYGMTDTMGRMHCDAQFAGSSSVPAHVEMMGFIGMGNNPMVGASVAVAVAMEQAAA
- a CDS encoding MopE-related protein; translated protein: MRTGNLISVSHVWSEGVCQRSGVKVCSADGSGTECNAIPGSPSPELCNGQDDDCDGVVDENWQFDLGVACVVGGGMPTIWSQSLFCRWFRY
- the cobO gene encoding cob(I)yrinic acid a,c-diamide adenosyltransferase; amino-acid sequence: MNKKGLILLFTGHGKGKTTAALGMTLRAAGHGMKTCFIQFIKGSWKYGEMEAMTHFQEEIDFHVMGRGFTWKSDDLEKDKESAREAWEKAKEAIVSGEYHTVVLDEFTYLLRYGMIEKEEALKVLGSKPADLHICITGRDAVEELIELADLVTEMKPVKHPYQKGITAQKGVEF